The Campylobacter concisus genome has a window encoding:
- a CDS encoding fumarate reductase flavoprotein subunit, with protein sequence MNVKYYDALVIGGGLAGLRAAVAAGEKGLSTVVLSLIPVKRSHSAAAQGGMQASLGNSKMSEGDNEDVHFADTVKGSDWGCDQQVARMFCQTAPKAIRELAAWGVPWTRITKGERSAIINAQKTTIVEKEEVHGLIHSRDFGGTKKWRTCYTADATGHTMLFAVANEALKHNVEIHDRKEAIALIHQNNRCYGAIVRDLVNGEITAYVSKGTLIATGGYGRVYKHTTNAVVCEGIGAAIALETGVAQLGNMEAVQFHPTPIVPSGILLTEGCRGDGGILRDVDGYRFMPDYEPEKKELASRDVVSRRIMEHIRAGKGVPSPYGYHVWLDISILGREHIEKNLRDVQEICEIFNGIDPADTEVYTDETGHQRGKGWAPILPMQHYSMGGIKTKPTGESPTLAGLFSAGEAACWDMHGFNRLGGNSVSETVVAGMIVGDYFADYCASHEIEINTADIEKFVKKQEDYLLSLVNKEGKFNVFDIKNKMKEVMWEHVAIFRTGKGLELAVKELEALYKESLDVKVSNKALFGNPELEEAYRVPKMLKLALCIAKGALDRTESRGAHCREDYPKRDDLNWLNRTLTSWKEGDTMPTITYEPLDIMKMEMPPAFRGYGAKGNIIEHPNSAIRQKEVDEIREKMQAEGKSRQEIQEALMHYDLQPKYKAPNERAGIGNE encoded by the coding sequence ATGAATGTAAAATATTATGACGCATTAGTAATTGGTGGTGGTCTAGCTGGTCTTAGAGCTGCTGTGGCTGCTGGAGAAAAGGGCTTAAGCACCGTAGTTTTGAGCCTCATCCCTGTAAAACGCTCTCACTCTGCTGCTGCACAAGGCGGCATGCAAGCAAGCCTTGGTAACTCTAAAATGAGTGAAGGTGATAACGAAGATGTACACTTTGCTGACACGGTAAAAGGTAGCGACTGGGGTTGTGATCAACAAGTTGCACGTATGTTTTGTCAAACTGCTCCAAAAGCGATTCGTGAGCTTGCAGCTTGGGGCGTGCCTTGGACTAGGATCACAAAAGGCGAAAGAAGCGCTATCATCAACGCTCAAAAGACAACTATCGTTGAAAAAGAAGAGGTTCATGGCCTTATCCACTCACGTGACTTTGGTGGTACAAAAAAGTGGAGAACTTGCTACACAGCTGACGCAACTGGTCACACCATGCTTTTTGCTGTTGCTAACGAAGCGCTTAAACACAATGTAGAAATTCACGACCGCAAAGAGGCGATTGCTTTGATACACCAAAATAATCGCTGTTACGGCGCGATCGTTCGTGACCTGGTAAATGGCGAGATCACAGCTTATGTTTCAAAAGGCACACTTATAGCAACTGGCGGATACGGCAGAGTTTATAAACACACTACAAACGCTGTTGTTTGCGAAGGTATCGGTGCTGCGATCGCACTTGAGACTGGCGTAGCTCAGCTTGGCAACATGGAAGCTGTTCAGTTTCACCCAACTCCGATCGTCCCATCTGGTATTCTTTTAACAGAAGGTTGCCGCGGTGATGGCGGAATTTTACGTGATGTTGATGGATACCGCTTTATGCCTGATTATGAACCAGAGAAAAAAGAGCTAGCTAGCCGCGATGTCGTTAGTCGCCGTATCATGGAGCACATCCGTGCAGGCAAAGGTGTGCCTAGCCCTTATGGCTATCACGTTTGGCTTGATATCTCTATCCTTGGACGCGAGCACATCGAGAAAAATTTACGTGACGTTCAAGAAATTTGCGAAATTTTTAACGGCATCGATCCTGCTGACACTGAAGTATATACCGACGAGACAGGACATCAGCGTGGCAAAGGCTGGGCACCGATCCTACCTATGCAGCACTACTCAATGGGCGGTATCAAGACAAAACCAACTGGCGAGAGCCCAACACTAGCAGGTCTATTTAGCGCTGGCGAGGCTGCTTGCTGGGATATGCACGGCTTTAACCGCCTTGGTGGTAACTCAGTTTCTGAGACAGTCGTCGCAGGTATGATCGTTGGTGATTATTTTGCAGATTACTGCGCTAGCCATGAGATCGAGATAAACACAGCTGATATCGAGAAATTTGTTAAAAAACAAGAAGATTATCTACTAAGTCTTGTCAATAAAGAGGGTAAATTTAACGTCTTTGATATCAAAAACAAGATGAAAGAGGTAATGTGGGAGCACGTTGCGATATTTAGAACAGGCAAAGGTCTAGAGCTTGCTGTTAAAGAGCTTGAAGCACTTTATAAAGAGTCACTTGATGTAAAAGTAAGCAACAAAGCACTATTTGGCAACCCAGAGCTTGAAGAGGCTTACCGCGTGCCAAAGATGCTAAAACTAGCGCTTTGTATCGCAAAAGGTGCGCTTGATAGAACAGAGAGCCGTGGTGCTCACTGCCGTGAAGACTATCCAAAGAGAGATGACCTTAACTGGCTAAACAGAACGCTTACAAGCTGGAAAGAAGGCGACACTATGCCAACTATCACTTATGAGCCACTTGATATCATGAAGATGGAGATGCCGCCAGCATTTAGAGGTTATGGTGCAAAAGGAAATATCATCGAGCATCCAAACAGTGCTATCCGTCAAAAAGAGGTCGATGAAATTCGCGAAAAAATGCAAGCAGAAGGCAAAAGCAGACAAGAAATTCAAGAGGCTTTGATGCACTATGACCTTCAACCAAAATATAAAGCACCAAATGAAAGAGCAGGTATAGGAAATGAGTAG
- a CDS encoding fumarate reductase iron-sulfur subunit: MSRKITIKAFKYNPLSKVSKPHFATYELEETDGMTLFIALNQIREKFDPDLSFDFVCRAGICGSCGMLVNGKPSLACRTLTKDFESGVIELMPLPVFKLLKDLSVDTGNWMNAMSKRVESWIHTDHETDISKLEEKVEPEVAQEVFELDRCIECGICVASCGTAIMRPDFIGAVGLNRVARFKIDALDKRTDEDFYELIGDDDGVFGCMTLLGCEDNCPKHLPLQSRIAYMRRKMAAIK; the protein is encoded by the coding sequence ATGAGTAGAAAAATAACCATAAAAGCTTTTAAATACAATCCTTTAAGCAAAGTTTCAAAGCCTCATTTTGCGACTTATGAGCTTGAAGAGACTGATGGTATGACGCTATTTATCGCGTTAAATCAAATTCGTGAGAAATTTGATCCAGATCTCAGCTTTGACTTCGTTTGTCGTGCGGGAATTTGCGGTAGTTGTGGCATGCTAGTAAATGGCAAGCCAAGCCTAGCTTGCAGAACCTTAACAAAAGACTTTGAAAGCGGTGTCATAGAGCTTATGCCTTTGCCAGTCTTTAAACTACTAAAAGATCTAAGCGTAGATACTGGTAACTGGATGAACGCTATGAGTAAGCGCGTCGAGAGCTGGATACACACAGATCATGAGACAGATATCTCTAAGCTTGAAGAGAAAGTTGAGCCAGAAGTCGCTCAAGAAGTTTTCGAGCTTGATCGCTGTATAGAGTGCGGAATTTGCGTCGCATCTTGCGGAACAGCTATCATGAGACCTGATTTCATCGGCGCTGTTGGTCTAAACAGGGTTGCTAGATTTAAGATAGACGCACTTGATAAGAGAACTGATGAGGACTTTTACGAGCTAATCGGCGATGATGATGGCGTATTTGGTTGTATGACTTTGCTTGGCTGCGAAGACAACTGCCCAAAACACCTACCACTTCAAAGCCGCATAGCTTATATGCGTAGAAAAATGGCTGCTATAAAGTAG
- a CDS encoding pirin family protein — protein MIAGEYENTRGAANTFTSLNVWDISIKEDGKITLDLPASHNLSLVILRGNVIINNSQKASETQLVRFENASGAVVIKAMGGEAKILLLSGEPIDEPVVGYGPFVMNTKEEINQAIDDYRRGEFGQIPVEN, from the coding sequence ATAATAGCTGGTGAGTATGAGAACACAAGGGGTGCTGCAAATACATTTACGTCGCTAAATGTCTGGGATATAAGCATAAAAGAAGATGGTAAGATAACGCTAGACTTACCAGCAAGCCACAATCTAAGCTTGGTCATCTTGCGTGGCAATGTGATAATAAATAACTCACAAAAAGCAAGTGAAACACAACTAGTAAGATTTGAAAACGCTAGCGGTGCAGTAGTCATAAAAGCTATGGGTGGTGAGGCAAAGATACTACTTCTCTCAGGTGAGCCGATAGATGAGCCAGTAGTAGGATATGGACCGTTTGTGATGAATACAAAAGAGGAGATTAATCAAGCAATTGATGATTATCGCAGAGGAGAATTTGGGCAGATACCGGTGGAAAACTAA
- a CDS encoding pirin family protein → MGDGFLVYPLFTHMDEVDKGTNPFLMLDYAAPQYFEPNNRQSRGVGEHSHKGFETVTIAYAGEVEHRDSTGGGGVIKQGDVQWMTAGAGVTHQEFHSKEFSQKGGLFEMVQLG, encoded by the coding sequence GTGGGTGATGGATTTTTAGTATATCCGCTTTTTACACATATGGATGAAGTTGATAAAGGAACGAATCCTTTTTTGATGCTTGATTATGCAGCACCGCAGTATTTTGAGCCAAATAATAGACAATCTCGTGGCGTTGGCGAGCATTCGCACAAAGGTTTTGAGACGGTAACTATCGCTTATGCTGGTGAGGTCGAGCATAGAGACTCAACAGGTGGTGGCGGTGTCATAAAGCAAGGTGACGTGCAGTGGATGACGGCTGGTGCAGGAGTAACTCATCAAGAATTTCACTCAAAAGAATTTAGTCAAAAAGGTGGGCTTTTTGAAATGGTGCAGCTAGGATAA
- a CDS encoding dynamin family protein, whose translation MFNEFINAYKARYFKVFTSDFKGELARLVNELNDPSLHASDEIKESLNLLIDTLNEPPLIAVIGQFSSGKSTFLNALLGQNILPSGLTPVTAKAVRLKFAKMPLLSVKFTNGNESLLASSELAELNAMSEQIKSMTLYAPSEILKEVNFIDTPGLNSLRDADTKETKNTLKKVCGAIWLSLANNAAKASELESVEEILRTNDIKALCFINQKDKLGEDELESLLKHARQTYGELFEDIIAISSKQALHGITNENKSELESSNFAKALSAVKETFLSASFKENFIKARAKKIVNFLISEQENRLKVYGAADEILDKFNTTLEEKLEAIKEEFKPKIALRYSDMSEAIKLASDEVFKLLKPFSRTKFNPAKTLLNKEIYKRENFEMISLDTDEVFSKLIYEDIVFSKFFKRYKKDLKELENEIISAFNGLYKSLEDELFVYKSRYESFNPFDEFASNYETKSINTYAGRTYENFLREYENAKFKATQKISLFFEKLDVKVASNYENALKLAVYFLKQKIENSLNSHLQMGTPLYIPSAKEVYERMLNAFSLYEFDDLMCSNNSFLNKTLLDIKTEFNEIYAQKIAMLERLKAKPKEQILKLEKLQESSVILK comes from the coding sequence ATGTTTAATGAGTTTATAAATGCCTATAAGGCGAGATATTTTAAGGTTTTTACAAGTGACTTTAAGGGTGAGCTAGCAAGGCTAGTAAATGAGCTAAATGATCCAAGCCTGCACGCAAGCGATGAGATAAAAGAGAGCCTAAATTTACTAATCGACACTCTAAATGAGCCGCCTCTAATCGCTGTTATAGGGCAGTTTTCAAGTGGCAAATCAACATTTTTAAACGCTCTGCTTGGACAAAACATCTTGCCATCAGGTCTAACGCCTGTCACGGCAAAGGCTGTGCGGCTAAAATTTGCAAAGATGCCACTTCTTAGCGTGAAATTTACAAATGGTAACGAGAGCTTGCTAGCTAGCAGCGAGCTTGCAGAGCTAAACGCCATGAGCGAGCAGATAAAGAGCATGACACTTTATGCGCCAAGTGAAATTTTAAAAGAGGTAAATTTCATCGACACGCCCGGGCTAAACTCACTACGAGATGCCGACACAAAAGAGACCAAAAATACGCTAAAAAAGGTCTGTGGCGCGATCTGGCTAAGCCTCGCAAACAACGCTGCAAAGGCTAGTGAGCTTGAAAGCGTAGAAGAAATTTTAAGGACAAACGATATAAAGGCTCTTTGCTTCATCAACCAAAAGGATAAGCTAGGCGAGGACGAGCTTGAAAGCTTGCTAAAGCACGCTAGGCAAACTTATGGCGAGCTTTTTGAAGATATCATCGCTATCTCGTCAAAGCAAGCACTCCATGGCATCACAAATGAAAACAAGAGCGAGCTAGAAAGCTCAAATTTCGCTAAAGCACTAAGCGCGGTAAAAGAGACGTTTTTAAGTGCCAGTTTTAAAGAAAATTTCATAAAAGCAAGGGCGAAAAAGATAGTAAATTTTTTGATTAGCGAGCAAGAAAATCGCCTTAAAGTTTATGGCGCAGCTGATGAAATTTTAGATAAATTTAATACCACGCTTGAAGAAAAACTAGAAGCGATAAAAGAGGAGTTTAAGCCTAAAATCGCCCTGCGATACAGCGATATGAGCGAGGCCATAAAGCTTGCAAGTGATGAAGTTTTTAAGCTGCTTAAGCCATTTTCTAGGACAAAATTTAACCCAGCAAAGACGCTCTTAAACAAAGAAATTTATAAACGCGAGAACTTTGAGATGATAAGCCTTGACACGGACGAGGTCTTTTCAAAGCTCATCTACGAAGATATCGTCTTTTCTAAATTTTTTAAACGCTACAAAAAAGACCTAAAAGAGCTTGAAAATGAGATCATATCGGCTTTTAATGGGCTTTATAAAAGTTTAGAAGATGAGCTTTTCGTTTACAAATCTCGCTACGAGAGCTTTAATCCATTTGATGAGTTTGCCTCAAACTACGAGACAAAATCGATAAACACCTACGCTGGCAGGACCTATGAGAATTTCTTAAGAGAGTATGAAAATGCCAAATTTAAGGCGACGCAAAAGATATCGCTCTTTTTTGAAAAGCTTGACGTAAAGGTTGCGTCAAACTACGAAAATGCGCTTAAGCTTGCGGTTTATTTTCTAAAGCAAAAGATCGAAAACTCGCTAAATTCGCACCTGCAAATGGGCACGCCACTTTATATCCCAAGCGCTAAAGAGGTTTATGAGCGCATGCTAAATGCCTTTAGTCTTTATGAATTTGACGATCTTATGTGCTCAAATAACTCGTTTTTAAATAAAACTTTGCTTGACATAAAGACAGAATTTAATGAAATTTACGCCCAAAAAATAGCGATGCTTGAGCGCCTAAAGGCAAAGCCAAAAGAGCAAATTTTAAAGCTAGAAAAACTGCAAGAGAGTTCGGTGATATTAAAGTGA
- a CDS encoding dynamin family protein: protein MDEFLKQAWRANKIYTNAAASVPFYPDLLALLLVCDERNLDQFMALDEFRAVLKRLKVELDIFSIQSAQLATLKALNEAKISSDEIVKYLKILCDEKIIDDEKFTFLEKIISKNKGANEAKISHTKPKDHFHKNLDFLNEINEKASLLDSDKTFLEALMAAKKRSNETLFNIAASGVINSGKSTLLNALLNKSVLGASNVPETINLTILKYSKDSFARVNFYTLDELLVLGISSENLPSKSVDIGIGEIKNYTSSSSKTANLVKSVELYDDLELLKDNVCIIDTPGIDDAVVLREQITTNFMRECDLLAHLMNASQSATQKDALFLKKCLENSHIVRIAVVLTHADELSAKELNETLNYTKKAIGEQINGVEIDYFALSAKSYLEGAANSGVEEFKDYLYEVLFGKNSKKSALILSSYQKELKNILNSKLEATKAEILSLKAYEVELKKLQNEQANVKNALSENFSKLESLTKNELAKLESSNTKNIYKMGLETLLQNLNDKVKSEITYCKSKKQSLNLDRLEQIAKTTLRDGVMALMREARNETLVQTRSCEQNIALNFDDYAMSKDEIFNINDFLEQMGVKLEFKELLAAFRAKISSDASEALLGLKEGLLKDKNISQFCEILTDHEKNRLLNLIKTYETTQKATLDKRLKELDRELEKLSSQNQNSLLKLKEQNALQDEICSLLGELENV from the coding sequence ATGGATGAGTTTTTAAAACAGGCTTGGCGTGCAAATAAAATTTACACAAATGCTGCTGCTAGCGTGCCATTTTACCCAGATCTGCTAGCTCTTCTTCTAGTTTGCGACGAGAGAAATTTAGACCAGTTTATGGCGCTTGATGAGTTTAGAGCGGTGCTAAAAAGGCTTAAGGTTGAGCTAGATATATTTAGCATACAAAGTGCGCAGCTTGCGACTCTTAAAGCACTAAACGAGGCTAAAATTTCAAGTGATGAGATAGTAAAATACCTAAAAATATTGTGCGATGAAAAGATCATAGATGATGAGAAATTTACCTTTTTAGAAAAGATCATAAGCAAAAACAAAGGCGCTAATGAGGCTAAAATTTCTCATACCAAGCCAAAAGATCACTTCCATAAAAACCTAGACTTTTTAAATGAGATAAACGAAAAAGCAAGCTTACTTGATAGTGATAAAACATTTTTAGAGGCGCTTATGGCTGCCAAAAAAAGATCAAACGAAACGCTTTTTAACATAGCTGCAAGCGGCGTCATAAATTCTGGCAAATCAACCCTTTTAAACGCCCTTTTAAACAAGTCCGTCCTTGGCGCTTCAAACGTGCCAGAAACGATAAATTTAACCATTTTAAAATACTCCAAAGATAGCTTTGCAAGGGTAAATTTTTACACCTTAGATGAGCTTTTGGTACTTGGCATATCAAGTGAAAATTTACCAAGCAAAAGCGTAGATATCGGCATAGGTGAGATAAAAAACTACACCTCTTCAAGCTCAAAAACAGCAAATCTCGTAAAAAGCGTCGAGCTTTATGACGACTTAGAGCTTTTAAAGGACAACGTCTGCATCATAGACACGCCAGGCATCGATGATGCGGTGGTTTTAAGAGAGCAGATCACTACAAATTTTATGAGAGAGTGTGACCTTTTAGCCCACCTCATGAACGCCTCACAAAGTGCCACGCAAAAAGACGCTCTCTTTTTGAAAAAATGCCTTGAAAACTCGCACATCGTAAGGATTGCTGTGGTGCTAACTCACGCTGATGAGCTAAGCGCTAAAGAGCTAAACGAGACGCTAAACTACACTAAAAAAGCGATTGGCGAACAGATAAATGGCGTGGAGATTGATTATTTTGCGCTTAGTGCAAAAAGCTACTTAGAAGGCGCTGCAAATAGCGGCGTAGAGGAGTTTAAGGACTATCTTTACGAGGTGCTCTTTGGCAAAAATTCTAAAAAATCAGCCCTTATCTTAAGCTCGTATCAAAAGGAGCTAAAAAATATCCTAAATAGCAAGCTTGAAGCCACTAAGGCTGAAATTTTGTCGCTCAAAGCTTATGAAGTGGAGCTTAAAAAGCTTCAAAACGAGCAGGCAAACGTCAAAAACGCACTTAGCGAAAATTTCTCTAAACTTGAAAGCCTAACCAAAAATGAGCTTGCAAAGCTTGAAAGTAGCAACACTAAAAACATCTATAAAATGGGGCTTGAGACGCTTTTGCAAAACCTAAATGATAAGGTAAAAAGCGAGATAACCTACTGCAAAAGCAAAAAGCAAAGCTTAAATTTAGATCGCCTAGAGCAAATCGCAAAAACGACACTTCGAGACGGTGTGATGGCACTTATGAGAGAGGCTAGAAACGAAACTTTGGTGCAAACAAGATCGTGCGAGCAAAATATCGCTTTAAATTTTGATGATTATGCTATGAGCAAAGATGAGATTTTTAACATAAATGACTTTTTAGAGCAAATGGGCGTAAAGCTTGAATTTAAGGAGCTTTTAGCTGCATTTAGAGCTAAAATTTCAAGTGACGCAAGTGAAGCACTTTTAGGCTTAAAAGAGGGCTTACTAAAAGATAAAAATATCTCTCAATTTTGTGAAATTTTAACTGACCATGAAAAAAATCGCCTTTTAAATCTCATAAAAACCTATGAAACCACTCAAAAAGCCACGCTTGATAAGAGGCTAAAAGAGCTAGATCGTGAGCTAGAAAAGCTTAGCTCGCAAAATCAAAACTCACTTTTAAAACTAAAAGAGCAAAACGCCCTGCAAGATGAAATTTGCTCGCTTTTAGGGGAGCTAGAAAATGTTTAA
- the tsaD gene encoding tRNA (adenosine(37)-N6)-threonylcarbamoyltransferase complex transferase subunit TsaD, with translation MILGIESSCDDSSVALIDEETLEQIYYKKISQEEEHAIFGGVVPELAARLHTKALPALLNDILPNLKDINAIAVTNEPGLSVSLIGGVSMAKALSIALNIPLIAVNHLVGHIYSLFLDHEATFPLGVLLVSGGHTMILEISENGEILELASTSDDSFGESFDKVAKMLDLGYPGGAVVQQNALLCEDKERFKFTVPLLHDKRLEYSFSGLKNQVRVEISKLETITQKDISDICYAFENTACEHILNKLEKVFKLRNFKRFGVVGGASANLNLRKRLEALCQENGCELLLAPLAFCSDNALMIARAGREKYLKKEFISHDKLTINPRVSFKKFELDL, from the coding sequence ATGATACTTGGCATCGAAAGTAGCTGCGATGATAGCTCTGTCGCGCTCATAGACGAAGAGACGCTGGAGCAAATTTATTATAAAAAGATCTCGCAAGAAGAGGAGCACGCTATCTTTGGTGGCGTGGTTCCAGAGCTTGCGGCAAGGCTTCATACAAAGGCGCTGCCAGCACTTTTAAATGACATCTTGCCAAATTTAAAAGATATAAACGCGATCGCTGTGACAAACGAGCCAGGGCTAAGCGTGAGCCTGATAGGAGGTGTGAGCATGGCAAAGGCGCTAAGCATCGCCCTAAATATCCCACTAATCGCCGTAAATCACCTAGTTGGCCACATCTACTCGCTATTTTTAGACCATGAAGCCACCTTCCCACTTGGCGTTTTGCTAGTTAGTGGCGGACATACGATGATTCTTGAGATTAGCGAAAATGGCGAGATTTTGGAGCTTGCAAGCACAAGCGATGATAGCTTTGGTGAGAGCTTTGACAAGGTGGCAAAGATGCTTGATCTTGGCTATCCAGGGGGTGCTGTGGTACAGCAAAATGCACTTTTGTGCGAAGATAAAGAGAGGTTTAAATTTACCGTCCCACTTCTTCACGACAAACGCCTTGAATACAGCTTTTCGGGGCTTAAAAACCAAGTCAGGGTTGAAATTTCAAAGCTTGAAACTATCACACAAAAAGATATCTCAGATATTTGCTACGCCTTTGAAAATACGGCCTGTGAACACATCTTAAATAAGCTTGAAAAGGTTTTTAAGCTAAGAAATTTCAAGCGTTTTGGCGTGGTTGGTGGAGCAAGTGCAAATTTAAATTTACGAAAAAGGCTTGAAGCGCTTTGTCAAGAAAATGGATGTGAGCTTTTGCTAGCCCCGCTTGCGTTTTGCTCTGATAACGCGCTGATGATAGCAAGAGCTGGGCGTGAGAAATACTTAAAAAAAGAGTTTATCTCGCATGATAAGCTAACTATAAACCCAAGGGTTAGCTTTAAGAAATTTGAGCTAGATCTATAA
- a CDS encoding M99 family carboxypeptidase catalytic domain-containing protein, whose translation MRKFRLFLAALAAASLANAGALDYALIKKGEPSSNTMLLIGGIQGDEPGGFLAASIVATDYNITKGSLWVVPNLNFPSIIERSRGTKGDMNRKFAHVDKDDPDYNSVMKIKDVITDKNVTLILNLHDGSGYYRDTFINKDENPDKWGNTCIIDQSTLPGSKYPELESIASSVKDVLNKHLIDPKHQYHVKNTHTAMGDKEMLKSLTYYAITQNKSAFANEASKNLNAEQRTYYHLIAIEEYMKKAGISFTRPFELDVKSVKKAIEKEIRLELFDSYALSLKNLKPVINFVPFKKGELSYHSPNPLIAVIKEKETYKVQYGNRSVTRLKPQYFEFAKPLDKISLMSDGNEQVLKSGDKFSVKKSFKIKALKNVRVNVIGYGTKSVDESEQEIDKNSLNKSYSIDKDGKIYRVEFYKSESGKEKFAGMILAEFR comes from the coding sequence ATGCGTAAATTTAGACTTTTTCTAGCAGCTCTAGCGGCTGCAAGCCTTGCAAATGCAGGCGCACTGGACTATGCACTTATCAAAAAAGGTGAGCCAAGTAGCAATACTATGCTCTTAATCGGTGGCATACAAGGCGACGAGCCAGGCGGCTTTTTGGCGGCCTCTATCGTGGCGACTGACTATAATATCACAAAAGGCTCGCTTTGGGTTGTGCCAAATTTAAATTTCCCAAGTATCATCGAGCGAAGTCGCGGCACAAAGGGCGATATGAATAGAAAATTCGCCCACGTCGATAAAGACGATCCAGACTACAACTCGGTGATGAAGATAAAAGACGTTATCACCGACAAAAACGTCACTCTCATTTTAAATTTACACGATGGCAGCGGATATTACAGAGATACTTTTATAAATAAGGACGAAAATCCCGACAAATGGGGCAATACCTGCATCATAGACCAAAGCACACTACCAGGCTCAAAGTACCCAGAGCTTGAAAGCATCGCCTCAAGCGTAAAAGACGTGCTAAATAAGCACCTTATAGATCCAAAACATCAGTATCACGTAAAAAATACGCACACAGCGATGGGCGACAAAGAGATGCTAAAAAGCCTCACCTATTACGCGATCACGCAAAACAAGTCCGCCTTTGCAAACGAAGCTAGTAAAAATTTAAACGCCGAGCAAAGGACATATTATCACCTTATAGCGATCGAGGAGTATATGAAAAAGGCTGGCATTAGCTTTACTAGGCCCTTTGAGCTCGATGTCAAAAGCGTGAAAAAAGCGATCGAAAAAGAGATTAGGCTTGAGCTATTTGACAGCTACGCTCTTAGCCTTAAAAATTTAAAACCTGTGATAAATTTTGTCCCATTTAAAAAGGGCGAGCTAAGCTACCACTCGCCAAATCCACTAATCGCCGTTATAAAAGAAAAAGAGACTTACAAAGTGCAGTATGGCAACCGCTCTGTCACTAGGCTAAAACCGCAATACTTCGAGTTTGCAAAGCCACTTGATAAAATTTCTCTTATGAGCGATGGCAACGAGCAGGTGCTAAAAAGCGGCGATAAATTTAGCGTTAAAAAGAGCTTTAAGATAAAAGCTCTCAAAAATGTGCGCGTAAATGTCATAGGATACGGCACTAAAAGTGTTGATGAGAGCGAGCAAGAGATCGATAAAAACAGCCTAAACAAAAGCTATAGCATAGATAAAGATGGCAAAATTTACCGAGTTGAGTTTTACAAAAGTGAAAGTGGCAAAGAGAAATTTGCTGGCATGATACTAGCGGAGTTTAGATGA